Proteins encoded in a region of the Rutidosis leptorrhynchoides isolate AG116_Rl617_1_P2 chromosome 9, CSIRO_AGI_Rlap_v1, whole genome shotgun sequence genome:
- the LOC139867308 gene encoding protein RTE1-HOMOLOG-like isoform X1: MDLDEEPKALMIEHSVPNCMQIDPTKARFPYCIVWTPLPVISWLLPFVGHVGIGREDGVIVDFAGPNFVSVDNFTFGPVSRYIQITKEKGSNTKHSSTTIITEEAYRLVEAGKSQYNWDESIKKTTQEYQQQTYSILTCNCHSFVANHLNRLETFASGWNVVNVAALVLFKGEWVDTPSMVRSYLSFMVAFFIGVTFGGANFLTFLAFVVLFLFGWYLCDTSVRLYAEYAFGS, from the exons ATGGACTTAGACGAAGAACCTAAGGCGTTGATGATTGAACATAGTGTTCCAAATTGCATGCAGATTGACCCAACAAAAGCTCGTTTTCCGTATTGTATCGTATGGACACCTCTTCCTGTTATTTCATGGCTCCTTCCGTTTGTTGGTCACGTTGGTATAGGCCGTGAGGATGGAGTTATTGTGGATTTTGCGGGACCCAACTTCGTTTCTGTTGATAACTTTACATTCGGGCCTGTCTCTCGTTATATCCAGATCACCAAAGAGAAG GGGTCCAACACAAAGCATTCTTCAACCACAATCATAACCGAAGAAGCATACAGGCTAGTCGAAGCAGGAAAAAGTCAGTACAACTGGGATGAATCTATAAAAAAGACGACACAAGAATACCAACAACAAACTTATAGCATCTTAACATGCAATTGTCACTCATTTGTGGCTAACCATCTTAACCGGTTAGAGACATTTGCTAGTGGGTGGAACGTGGTGAACGTTGCAGCTTTGGTTCTGTTCAAAGGGGAGTGGGTTGATACACCATCGATGGTTCGGTCTTATCTATCATTTATGGTTGCATTCTTCATCGGTGTCACATTTGGAGGTGCAAATTTTCTAACTTTTTTGGCGTTTGTCGTGCTTTTTCTCTTCGGATGGTATCTTTGCG ATACAAGTGTGCGACTGTATGCTGAATATGCTTTTGGAAGTTGA
- the LOC139867308 gene encoding protein RTE1-HOMOLOG-like isoform X2: protein MDLDEEPKALMIEHSVPNCMQIDPTKARFPYCIVWTPLPVISWLLPFVGHVGIGREDGVIVDFAGPNFVSVDNFTFGPVSRYIQITKEKGSNTKHSSTTIITEEAYRLVEAGKSQYNWDESIKKTTQEYQQQTYSILTCNCHSFVANHLNRLETFASGWNVVNVAALVLFKGEWVDTPSMVRSYLSFMVAFFIGVTFGGANFLTFLAFVVLFLFGWYLCGTYYFKNIIQL from the exons ATGGACTTAGACGAAGAACCTAAGGCGTTGATGATTGAACATAGTGTTCCAAATTGCATGCAGATTGACCCAACAAAAGCTCGTTTTCCGTATTGTATCGTATGGACACCTCTTCCTGTTATTTCATGGCTCCTTCCGTTTGTTGGTCACGTTGGTATAGGCCGTGAGGATGGAGTTATTGTGGATTTTGCGGGACCCAACTTCGTTTCTGTTGATAACTTTACATTCGGGCCTGTCTCTCGTTATATCCAGATCACCAAAGAGAAG GGGTCCAACACAAAGCATTCTTCAACCACAATCATAACCGAAGAAGCATACAGGCTAGTCGAAGCAGGAAAAAGTCAGTACAACTGGGATGAATCTATAAAAAAGACGACACAAGAATACCAACAACAAACTTATAGCATCTTAACATGCAATTGTCACTCATTTGTGGCTAACCATCTTAACCGGTTAGAGACATTTGCTAGTGGGTGGAACGTGGTGAACGTTGCAGCTTTGGTTCTGTTCAAAGGGGAGTGGGTTGATACACCATCGATGGTTCGGTCTTATCTATCATTTATGGTTGCATTCTTCATCGGTGTCACATTTGGAGGTGCAAATTTTCTAACTTTTTTGGCGTTTGTCGTGCTTTTTCTCTTCGGATGGTATCTTTGCGGTACGTACTATTTCAAAAATATCATACAGCTCTAG